The following are encoded together in the Campylobacter devanensis genome:
- a CDS encoding peptidylprolyl isomerase: protein MEELKIYDIDTNELSKCKFAVIKTDKGDMIAELYPDETPQTVANFVELAKSGFYDGLNFHRVIPNFVIQGGCPYGNGVGGPGWRIKCECVGQKRKHNRGSLSMAHAGRDTGGSQFFVCHSAQPHLNGVHTIFGELIDDESKSVLDAIRQGDKITTIEIKESL from the coding sequence ATGGAAGAGTTAAAAATATATGATATAGATACCAATGAATTATCTAAATGTAAATTCGCAGTTATCAAAACAGATAAAGGCGATATGATAGCCGAGTTATATCCAGATGAGACCCCACAAACTGTAGCTAACTTTGTAGAATTAGCTAAATCTGGATTTTATGATGGACTTAATTTTCATAGAGTTATACCAAATTTCGTTATCCAAGGTGGTTGCCCGTACGGTAATGGAGTTGGTGGCCCAGGCTGGAGAATCAAATGCGAATGTGTCGGTCAAAAACGCAAACATAATAGAGGTAGCCTAAGCATGGCACACGCCGGCAGAGATACAGGCGGTAGCCAATTTTTCGTATGCCATAGCGCTCAGCCACATCTAAATGGTGTTCATACTATATTTGGCGAGTTGATAGATGATGAGAGCAAGAGTGTTTTAGATGCGATTAGACAAGGGGATAAAATTACTACTATAGAGATCAAAGAGAGTTTATAA
- a CDS encoding YebC/PmpR family DNA-binding transcriptional regulator, translated as MGRAFEYRRASKEARWDKMSKLFPKLAKAITVAAKEGGSDPDMNPKLRSAIATAKAQNMPKDNIDAAIKRASGKDSSDIKTIFYDGKAAHGVQIIVEAATDNATRTVANVKAIFNKNGGEILPSGSLSFMFSRKAVFEVELPSSDLEELELELIDYGLELLEQGENSLMIYGDYKSFGTLSDGIEKCNLTLKKGSLQYIPNSTISLNDEELSEIEKLLDKLDDDDDIQAVYTNIE; from the coding sequence ATGGGACGAGCATTTGAGTATAGAAGAGCTAGTAAAGAGGCTAGATGGGATAAGATGAGCAAGTTATTCCCCAAATTAGCCAAAGCGATCACAGTAGCGGCCAAAGAGGGCGGGAGCGATCCAGACATGAACCCAAAACTCCGCTCAGCCATAGCTACAGCCAAAGCTCAAAATATGCCAAAAGATAATATTGACGCAGCAATCAAAAGAGCAAGTGGCAAAGATAGTAGCGATATCAAAACGATATTTTATGATGGCAAGGCCGCTCACGGCGTTCAAATCATCGTAGAAGCAGCTACTGATAATGCCACTAGGACAGTAGCAAATGTAAAGGCTATATTTAACAAAAATGGTGGAGAGATTTTACCAAGTGGTAGCCTTAGCTTTATGTTTAGTCGTAAGGCGGTATTTGAAGTAGAGTTACCAAGTAGCGATCTAGAAGAGTTAGAATTAGAGCTTATAGATTATGGTCTTGAGCTATTAGAACAAGGTGAAAATAGCTTGATGATATATGGTGATTATAAGAGCTTTGGCACACTTAGTGATGGGATTGAGAAGTGTAATCTAACGCTTAAAAAAGGTAGCTTACAATACATTCCAAATTCCACAATTTCGCTCAATGATGAAGAGCTTAGTGAGATTGAAAAGCTTTTAGATAAGCTTGATGATGACGATGATATCCAAGCAGTATATACAAATATAGAATAA
- a CDS encoding heavy metal transport/detoxification protein yields the protein MKFEVKNINCQSCVNLIKNSLEDEFGTIIIDLTSEPKILTIDINSDEIKAKFIDELNELGFEVIKEI from the coding sequence GTGAAATTTGAAGTTAAAAATATCAATTGCCAAAGTTGTGTAAATTTGATTAAGAATTCTCTTGAAGATGAATTTGGCACTATTATCATTGATTTAACAAGTGAGCCAAAAATTCTTACTATAGATATAAATAGTGATGAGATTAAGGCTAAATTTATAGATGAGCTAAATGAGCTTGGCTTTGAAGTTATTAAAGAAATTTAG
- a CDS encoding heavy metal translocating P-type ATPase, protein MNKIELKISGMSCVNCANSIKKSALKIPGIKSANVDFNTHCAVFEYDQNADIEALKNKIIKLGFGIANNQDELENAQNQELKNYQNKFIICSIISAALMWAEMSKSNPIPMPFMIALAFIGIFYCGSSFYSHALKSLKERNYDMNVLIFLGTFCAFCYSIFATIFHNQIPTNLNYLYFSGATMIITFVLLGKYLENKAKATASSYLKSLINLSPTKAFIISSDGSTKETLASSLKIGDIVLVKTGSIIPCDGIIENGGAEIDTSAINGESMPVYKSTGQMVYSGTLNCNGHILIKVTKSPNDTLLAQILNLIQNAASKKLSISRIADKVANIFIPLVIATSVATFCIWASFGMEFNGILSAICVLIISCPCALGLATPIAIVCAISLALKHSILIKNPVVLEQFNDIKFAVFDKTGTITTADISVIETSLNKNDLSIVANISALNSHPVSNAITNYAKELINVKFQSKFEYISGLGIKSDNVLIGNERLLNLNLISIDKNQKAIIEQKMDIGYGVILVAINGKFSGYIAISDTIKPEAKEVIKSLKSQNITPVILSGDSHKISNLVAKELGIDMVYSEVLPHQKYEIIEDLKKSGKVAFIADGINDAAALRAADISIAMNSGSDLAKNSADIILMQNSLNGVIKSINLAKKSNTTIKQNLTWAFGYNTICIPIAAGILEPSFGIHLTPMWAALAMSLSSISVVLNSLRLKLARI, encoded by the coding sequence TTGAATAAGATTGAGTTAAAAATCAGCGGAATGAGCTGTGTAAATTGTGCAAATTCTATTAAAAAATCAGCACTAAAAATCCCGGGAATAAAGTCTGCAAATGTAGATTTTAACACTCATTGTGCTGTATTTGAATATGATCAAAATGCTGATATAGAAGCATTAAAAAATAAAATTATTAAACTTGGTTTTGGTATTGCAAACAATCAAGATGAGCTTGAAAATGCTCAAAATCAAGAATTAAAAAATTACCAAAATAAATTTATAATCTGTTCTATAATTAGCGCAGCTCTTATGTGGGCAGAGATGAGTAAATCCAATCCTATACCTATGCCATTTATGATTGCTTTGGCTTTTATTGGGATATTTTATTGCGGATCTAGTTTTTACTCTCATGCATTAAAGAGCTTAAAAGAGCGTAATTATGATATGAATGTACTAATATTTTTGGGTACTTTTTGCGCATTTTGCTACTCTATTTTTGCTACAATTTTTCATAATCAAATTCCAACAAATCTAAACTATCTATATTTTAGCGGTGCGACAATGATTATAACCTTTGTCTTGCTTGGCAAATATTTAGAAAATAAAGCCAAAGCCACTGCTTCATCTTACCTAAAATCTTTAATAAATCTAAGCCCAACCAAGGCTTTTATCATCTCTAGCGATGGGAGTACCAAAGAGACTTTAGCTAGTAGTCTTAAAATCGGAGATATAGTTTTAGTCAAAACTGGCTCTATAATTCCATGTGATGGCATTATAGAAAATGGAGGTGCTGAGATAGATACAAGTGCAATAAATGGCGAAAGTATGCCAGTTTATAAAAGCACTGGTCAGATGGTATATAGCGGTACTCTAAACTGCAATGGCCATATATTAATAAAAGTTACTAAAAGTCCAAATGATACCTTACTGGCTCAAATTTTAAATCTTATTCAAAACGCAGCTAGTAAAAAGCTATCTATCTCACGCATAGCTGATAAAGTAGCAAATATTTTCATCCCTTTAGTAATAGCTACTTCTGTGGCTACATTTTGTATCTGGGCTAGTTTTGGTATGGAATTTAATGGAATTTTAAGTGCTATTTGCGTGCTTATTATCTCATGTCCTTGTGCCTTAGGACTTGCTACACCAATTGCTATAGTTTGTGCTATATCACTGGCTTTGAAGCATTCAATTTTGATTAAAAATCCAGTTGTCCTAGAGCAATTCAACGATATTAAATTTGCCGTATTTGATAAAACTGGAACCATCACAACAGCAGATATAAGCGTAATAGAAACCAGTCTTAATAAAAATGATTTATCCATAGTAGCCAATATCTCAGCACTAAACTCGCACCCAGTTTCAAATGCGATTACAAACTACGCCAAAGAGCTAATCAATGTCAAATTTCAAAGTAAATTTGAGTATATTAGTGGGCTTGGAATTAAAAGCGATAATGTTTTAATAGGCAATGAAAGATTACTAAATTTAAATTTAATATCCATAGACAAAAATCAAAAAGCCATAATAGAGCAAAAAATGGATATTGGCTATGGGGTTATCTTAGTAGCGATTAATGGCAAATTTAGCGGTTATATCGCAATTAGCGATACTATAAAGCCTGAGGCAAAAGAGGTTATAAAGAGCCTAAAATCACAAAATATAACCCCAGTAATTTTAAGCGGAGATAGTCATAAAATCAGCAATCTAGTAGCCAAAGAACTTGGTATTGATATGGTTTATAGCGAGGTTTTACCACATCAAAAATATGAGATAATAGAAGATTTAAAAAAATCAGGAAAAGTCGCATTTATAGCAGATGGAATCAACGATGCTGCTGCATTAAGGGCTGCTGATATCTCTATAGCGATGAACTCTGGAAGCGATCTAGCTAAAAATAGCGCCGATATAATCTTAATGCAAAATAGCCTAAATGGAGTTATAAAAAGCATAAATCTAGCCAAAAAAAGCAACACTACTATAAAACAGAATTTAACTTGGGCGTTTGGATACAATACTATTTGTATTCCAATTGCTGCTGGAATTTTAGAGCCATCTTTTGGAATTCATCTTACACCGATGTGGGCAGCACTTGCTATGAGTCTAAGCTCTATTAGCGTAGTTTTAAACTCTTTAAGATTAAAACTAGCTAGAATTTAG
- a CDS encoding Y-family DNA polymerase, translating into MFIHIDLDAFFISAAATIDKSLIGKKAAVANGSKFDIFGDYHEYGIILSATYEARAIGINCTMHSSLAKKLCPDLIIVPTDFELYHKLSNSLYNLLLNYTDEIEKYSIDEYFIDLAGTKYDINPLVFANKLKFEINNKLNLPCSIGIAPNKLLAKLATNLAKPSKIYQINSPQEIENLQISKLPGVGKSLYKSLQKYGVTTIKDALNAKHIFDKLGKYAINLYSSLNLIHQDKIIKNQPRKSLAIARSFAPIKNRYDINKRLMTLCRHLYFEVASLALTPSRIELKLRYKGQEQISISTTISANFTHKFLEQITKELFINLDKFKEYEINYLSLCAAGFDKQQQRSLFDTQSPKNSKISTAIMQIQKKYGVDAIKSLSEF; encoded by the coding sequence ATGTTTATTCACATAGATCTTGATGCATTTTTTATCAGTGCAGCTGCAACAATAGATAAAAGCTTAATTGGTAAAAAAGCCGCCGTAGCAAATGGAAGTAAATTTGATATATTTGGCGACTATCATGAGTATGGCATAATTTTAAGCGCTACCTATGAAGCTCGTGCTATAGGAATTAACTGCACTATGCACTCAAGTTTAGCTAAAAAACTCTGTCCTGATTTAATCATCGTTCCAACAGATTTTGAGCTATATCATAAATTATCAAATTCTCTTTATAATTTATTGCTTAATTATACTGATGAAATTGAGAAGTATAGTATTGATGAGTATTTTATAGATCTTGCTGGAACAAAATATGATATTAATCCTTTAGTATTTGCTAATAAGCTTAAATTTGAGATAAATAATAAACTAAATTTACCTTGTAGTATAGGAATTGCGCCAAATAAACTACTAGCTAAGCTTGCAACCAATCTAGCAAAACCTAGCAAAATATATCAAATAAATAGTCCCCAAGAGATAGAAAATCTACAAATTTCCAAGCTTCCAGGAGTAGGTAAATCTCTTTATAAAAGTTTACAAAAATATGGAGTTACTACTATTAAAGATGCTCTAAATGCCAAGCATATATTTGACAAACTTGGCAAATATGCCATAAATCTTTATAGCTCTTTAAATTTAATCCATCAAGACAAAATTATTAAAAATCAGCCACGCAAATCTCTAGCTATAGCTAGAAGCTTTGCCCCAATTAAAAATAGATATGATATCAATAAAAGATTAATGACTCTATGTAGACATCTATATTTTGAAGTAGCTTCACTTGCTTTAACCCCAAGCAGGATCGAGCTAAAACTTCGCTATAAAGGACAAGAGCAAATAAGCATAAGCACTACTATTAGTGCTAACTTTACTCACAAATTTTTAGAACAGATTACTAAAGAGCTATTTATAAACTTAGATAAATTTAAAGAGTATGAGATAAACTATCTAAGTCTTTGTGCGGCTGGATTTGATAAGCAGCAACAGCGATCTTTATTTGATACTCAAAGTCCAAAAAATAGCAAAATTAGCACTGCCATAATGCAAATTCAAAAAAAATATGGCGTAGATGCTATTAAAAGCCTATCTGAGTTTTAA
- the lgt gene encoding prolipoprotein diacylglyceryl transferase — protein sequence MNPVAFSLFGLNIHWYGIMYVLALLVALWMAKFFVKKDKLPISNSLLDSYFFWVEIGVILGARLGYIIIYDPNTLYYLTQPWQIFNPFINGEFVGIRGMSYHGAVVGFIIATLLFCYKFKQNILLYLDLVAISVPLGYIFGRVGNFLNQELIGRTTDVSWGVVSAGVLRHPSQLYEAVLEGLVIFIILYFYRIYKRFNGELIALYAMLYPIMRFICEFYREPDFGIGFVAFGLSMGQILSIIMFGFGLWLYIWLKWVKK from the coding sequence ATGAATCCAGTGGCATTTAGCCTATTTGGATTAAATATACACTGGTATGGAATTATGTATGTTTTAGCCTTGCTAGTAGCGCTTTGGATGGCTAAATTTTTTGTTAAAAAAGACAAACTACCAATCTCAAATTCGCTTTTAGATAGCTACTTTTTCTGGGTTGAAATCGGCGTAATTTTAGGTGCTAGGCTAGGCTATATCATCATTTATGACCCAAATACCCTATACTATCTCACTCAACCTTGGCAGATATTTAATCCGTTTATAAATGGCGAATTTGTAGGTATTCGTGGAATGAGCTACCATGGTGCTGTTGTTGGATTTATTATTGCGACTCTTCTGTTTTGCTATAAATTTAAGCAAAATATCCTTTTATATCTTGACCTTGTAGCAATTAGTGTGCCATTAGGTTATATCTTTGGTAGAGTTGGAAATTTCTTAAATCAAGAGTTAATTGGTCGTACTACTGATGTGAGCTGGGGTGTAGTAAGTGCAGGAGTATTGCGTCATCCTAGCCAACTTTATGAAGCTGTGCTTGAAGGACTAGTGATATTTATTATTTTATATTTTTACCGTATTTATAAACGATTTAACGGTGAATTAATCGCCCTTTATGCTATGCTTTATCCCATTATGAGATTTATTTGTGAATTTTATAGAGAGCCTGATTTTGGTATTGGGTTTGTCGCATTTGGGCTAAGTATGGGGCAAATTCTCTCTATTATTATGTTTGGCTTTGGTCTTTGGCTATATATTTGGCTTAAGTGGGTAAAAAAGTAG
- a CDS encoding primosomal protein N': MNYYEIAIIGANLAPLTYESQCVLNEFEIVTIKLRNKTQNGCIIKAVPKPDFKTLPVIERLNLTFTQLQITLAKFISYYYTCEIGVSLGLFEPFSHYRKSKCSFIKAPNLSPLQLEAAKFIKKNPISLLFGDTGSGKSEIYISLIREYLNLGKQALFLMPEISLTPQMQERLEAYFGDSVGVWHSKITPKKKQNLLSEFSQGKIRLIAGARSALFLPFSDLGLIVVDEEHDESYKSNSDPYYNAKDLAIYIANKMGIKCILGSATPSLNSYAKFPNFRLKGRFYASQKEYIYDHSPTGLNELILGEISQALQAKKQVIIFLPTRANFKFLICQKCGQSMQCPYCSIALSLHKKNRAMRCHYCGFACMIPSVCAQCNSDMLESRKIGTSELVAQIKEYFPFASIAKFDRDEITTQKKLTTLLKNFNEYKIDIIVGTQMLSKGHDYHNVSLAIIMGLDEHLDYSDYQARSKSLALAMQVAGRAGRANYGRVIIQGLKCEFFAEYMDEFDRFIADEMAVREGLYPPFMRLLRIKIEDKDESKAVSKMQQILGKLKSMAELEIVGYGKCIIELIASKHRYQILLRSATHTPLLKASKIARDYGALPDIDPVNFS; this comes from the coding sequence ATGAACTACTATGAGATTGCCATAATAGGTGCAAATTTAGCTCCGCTTACATATGAGAGTCAGTGCGTGCTAAATGAATTTGAAATAGTTACTATAAAGCTAAGAAATAAAACTCAAAATGGTTGTATAATAAAAGCAGTACCAAAGCCAGATTTTAAAACATTGCCAGTTATTGAGCGGTTAAATTTAACCTTTACACAGCTACAAATTACACTGGCTAAATTTATTAGTTATTACTATACCTGCGAAATTGGTGTTTCATTAGGATTATTTGAACCTTTTAGCCATTATCGCAAATCAAAGTGTAGTTTTATCAAAGCGCCAAATTTAAGCCCTCTACAACTTGAAGCTGCTAAATTTATTAAAAAAAATCCTATTAGTTTGCTTTTTGGCGATACAGGAAGCGGTAAAAGTGAGATATATATTAGCTTAATTCGTGAGTATTTAAACCTAGGTAAGCAAGCATTATTTTTAATGCCTGAAATTTCTCTTACACCGCAGATGCAAGAGCGCTTAGAAGCATATTTTGGAGATAGCGTAGGTGTGTGGCACTCTAAAATCACACCTAAAAAAAAGCAAAATTTGCTAAGTGAGTTTAGTCAAGGCAAAATTCGTCTAATTGCAGGCGCACGCTCAGCACTATTTTTGCCTTTTAGTGATTTGGGGTTAATTGTAGTTGATGAAGAACATGATGAGAGTTATAAAAGCAACAGCGACCCATACTATAATGCTAAAGATTTAGCTATTTATATTGCAAATAAAATGGGGATAAAATGCATTTTAGGAAGTGCTACACCAAGTCTAAATAGCTATGCTAAATTTCCGAATTTTAGGCTAAAAGGAAGATTTTACGCATCACAAAAAGAGTATATCTATGATCATAGTCCAACAGGATTAAATGAGTTAATTTTAGGTGAGATTTCACAAGCCTTGCAGGCTAAAAAACAGGTAATAATATTTTTACCAACTAGAGCGAATTTTAAATTTCTAATTTGTCAAAAGTGTGGCCAAAGTATGCAGTGCCCATACTGTTCTATTGCTCTGAGCTTACATAAAAAAAATAGGGCAATGAGATGTCATTACTGCGGATTTGCTTGTATGATTCCTAGTGTTTGCGCTCAGTGTAATAGTGATATGCTAGAGTCTCGTAAAATTGGAACTAGTGAGTTAGTCGCTCAGATTAAAGAGTATTTTCCATTTGCATCTATAGCGAAATTTGACCGTGATGAGATTACTACACAAAAAAAACTAACAACTCTTCTTAAAAATTTTAATGAATATAAAATTGATATAATTGTCGGTACTCAGATGTTAAGCAAAGGGCATGATTATCATAATGTTAGCCTTGCTATCATTATGGGGCTTGATGAGCATTTAGATTATAGTGATTATCAAGCTAGAAGCAAGAGTCTGGCTCTAGCTATGCAAGTAGCGGGGCGTGCGGGGCGTGCTAACTATGGCAGGGTGATTATTCAGGGATTAAAGTGTGAGTTTTTTGCTGAATATATGGATGAATTTGATCGTTTTATTGCTGATGAGATGGCTGTGCGAGAGGGACTATATCCACCATTTATGAGGCTTTTGCGTATTAAAATTGAAGATAAAGATGAATCTAAGGCTGTGAGTAAAATGCAGCAAATTTTAGGCAAGCTAAAGAGTATGGCCGAGCTAGAGATAGTAGGGTATGGTAAGTGCATCATAGAGTTGATAGCATCTAAGCACCGCTATCAGATACTTTTACGATCTGCTACTCATACTCCGCTATTAAAGGCTAGTAAAATTGCTAGAGATTATGGCGCCTTACCTGATATCGATCCGGTGAATTTTAGTTAA
- a CDS encoding type II secretion system protein has product MIKAFSLIELTFVIIILGVLLAIAVPRLFFSKDDANLLKIKTDIATIQANILHQKTALLLSAKVQEPVLNSQILTELNLHKWSIDNQNLVFDNSVRFSYDSNATINCLSPQEICDKLKL; this is encoded by the coding sequence ATGATAAAAGCATTTAGCTTAATTGAATTAACATTTGTTATTATTATCCTTGGTGTTTTGTTAGCAATAGCAGTGCCAAGGCTATTTTTTAGTAAAGATGATGCAAATTTACTCAAAATCAAAACCGATATAGCTACAATTCAAGCAAATATTCTCCACCAAAAAACCGCTCTTTTACTTAGTGCTAAAGTGCAAGAACCAGTTTTAAATTCGCAAATTTTAACTGAGTTAAATTTACACAAGTGGAGTATTGATAATCAAAATTTAGTTTTTGATAATAGCGTGAGATTTAGCTATGATAGCAATGCTACTATAAATTGCCTAAGCCCACAAGAAATTTGTGATAAACTAAAACTATGA
- the uvrB gene encoding excinuclease ABC subunit UvrB: MDKFDLNSKFSPSKDQQNAINNIVNAFKNGAKYSVLLGVTGSGKTFTMANVIKQLNIPTLIMTHNKSLAAQLYSEFKGFFPHNHVEYFISYYDYYQPEAYIPRQDLFIEKDSAINDELERLRLSATANLLEHDDTIVIASVSANYGLGNPAEYKGMVITLERGMQISQKELLLKLVDMGYKRNDSYFDRADFRVNGDVVDIYPAYFCDEAIRLEFFGDEIEEIYHFNALENKKTKNLNKFILYATSQFVVGENRLKEAIKGIEAELDERLKFYENQGRMVEYQRLKQRVEFDLEMLATTGSTKGVENYARYLTGQKAGETPYSMFDYFEMNGQDYLIIVDESHVSLPQFRGMYAGDRSRKEILVEYGFRLPSALDNRPLKFDEFIVKKGKFLFVSATPNEYEIQLANNHIYEQILRPTGLLDPEIEVISSDNQVEVLYDRAKAVIERGERVLITTLTKKMAEELTRYYLELGLKIKYMHSDIDAVERNELIRGLRRGDYDILVGINLLREGLDLPEVSLVAVMDADKEGFLRSKTSLIQTMGRAARNVNGKVILFANKITSSMREAIDITSARRKYQDEYNKANGITPKSASRNIEDSLKEDDTIELYTKAKKLEKMPANERAKMIKELRTMMMEAAKNLEFEKAAALRDEIAKLRQI; this comes from the coding sequence ATGGACAAATTCGATTTAAATAGCAAATTTTCACCTAGCAAAGACCAGCAAAACGCCATTAACAATATTGTAAACGCATTTAAAAATGGTGCAAAGTATAGCGTATTACTAGGCGTAACAGGTAGTGGCAAGACATTTACCATGGCAAATGTAATAAAGCAGTTAAATATCCCAACACTAATTATGACACACAATAAATCCCTAGCCGCTCAGCTATATAGTGAATTTAAAGGCTTTTTCCCACACAATCATGTGGAGTATTTTATAAGTTACTATGACTACTATCAGCCTGAGGCATATATCCCAAGACAAGATTTATTTATAGAAAAAGATAGCGCTATAAACGATGAACTAGAGCGCCTAAGACTATCAGCTACAGCAAATTTACTCGAACACGATGATACTATCGTGATAGCTAGCGTATCAGCAAATTATGGTCTAGGTAATCCAGCCGAATACAAAGGTATGGTTATTACTTTAGAGCGTGGTATGCAAATTAGCCAAAAAGAACTACTTTTAAAGCTAGTTGATATGGGTTATAAAAGAAATGATAGCTACTTTGATAGGGCTGATTTTCGTGTAAATGGTGATGTAGTAGATATCTATCCGGCATATTTTTGCGATGAAGCTATTAGACTAGAGTTTTTTGGTGATGAAATTGAAGAGATTTATCACTTTAACGCATTAGAGAATAAAAAAACTAAAAATTTAAATAAATTTATTCTATACGCAACAAGTCAATTTGTAGTCGGAGAAAATCGCTTAAAAGAAGCGATTAAGGGGATTGAGGCTGAACTAGATGAAAGACTTAAATTTTATGAAAATCAGGGGCGAATGGTTGAATATCAACGACTTAAGCAACGGGTTGAATTTGATCTAGAAATGCTAGCTACCACTGGAAGCACAAAGGGCGTAGAAAACTATGCTAGATATCTTACCGGTCAAAAAGCAGGAGAGACACCATACTCGATGTTTGATTATTTTGAAATGAATGGACAAGATTATCTAATTATAGTTGATGAAAGCCATGTTAGCCTGCCACAATTTCGTGGAATGTACGCAGGCGATAGAAGTAGAAAAGAGATCTTAGTGGAGTATGGATTTAGACTGCCTAGCGCACTAGATAATAGACCGCTGAAATTTGATGAGTTTATAGTCAAAAAAGGGAAATTTCTCTTTGTCTCTGCTACGCCAAATGAGTATGAAATTCAGCTAGCAAACAATCATATATATGAGCAAATTTTACGCCCAACTGGCCTGCTAGATCCTGAAATTGAGGTAATTAGTAGTGATAATCAAGTTGAAGTTCTTTATGATAGAGCAAAAGCTGTAATAGAACGAGGCGAAAGAGTGCTAATAACTACTTTAACAAAAAAGATGGCCGAAGAGTTAACAAGATACTATCTAGAGCTTGGATTAAAAATCAAATATATGCACTCAGATATTGATGCTGTGGAGCGAAATGAGCTAATACGCGGCCTAAGGCGTGGGGATTATGATATTTTAGTTGGGATAAATTTACTTCGTGAGGGATTAGATCTTCCTGAGGTGAGTCTAGTAGCAGTAATGGATGCAGATAAGGAAGGATTCTTGCGTTCTAAAACTAGCTTAATCCAGACAATGGGGCGAGCTGCTAGAAATGTAAATGGCAAGGTGATTTTATTTGCTAATAAAATTACTAGTTCAATGCGTGAAGCTATTGATATTACCTCTGCACGCCGCAAATACCAAGATGAATATAATAAAGCAAATGGTATCACACCAAAAAGTGCAAGTCGCAATATCGAAGATAGTTTAAAAGAGGATGATACTATAGAGCTTTACACTAAGGCTAAAAAGCTTGAAAAGATGCCAGCTAATGAGCGTGCTAAGATGATCAAGGAGCTAAGAACTATGATGATGGAAGCTGCTAAAAATCTTGAGTTTGAAAAGGCAGCCGCACTGCGTGATGAGATTGCTAAGTTACGACAAATTTAA